The genome window TCCGAGAATCGCCAGAGATGCCGGCTCGGGCACTGCCAGATAGATATCCAGGCGGTCTATGGTGCCTGCAGGAGATGCCGGTGTGTGTCCGCTGACCACAAACAACAACAGCTTGCCGTCCTGCGTTTGATAGGGGAATGCGTTGATGAAGTTGTGCTTGTACTCGCCGAGGTCTACACCGTCTTCGGTGACGCCCGACCCGTCGATTTGCAGTACTTCCGTACCATCCAGTGTGGTCAGGAACAACCTGTTGGTCTCGGTGGTCACGGTAGCAGGGCGGCGGTTAAACGCCAGCATGTCGCCCAGTGTGGGAAACACCTGCGAGGCGGGAATATAGCTCACCGTCGCTTCCTGCAAGTTTCCTTCGTCCACAGAGACAATGGTGGAAAGGGCACTGTAGCTATCCACACCTGTGCGCTCGGCTTTGAAGATGCCATCGTTCGCGTCGTTGGAGGCACGATGGATGTACACATCCCCGTTGGGCGCGAAGGCAATGTCACGCAGGAAGGTCGGCGCCACTGCATTGGAGCTGCCCAGCAGTGCTCCGGTTTCCAGGGAAAACCGCTTGATGGGCTGGGGGGCAGTGGTGTTGAGTGCAGCTAGAGCCAGGCTGGGTCCCGAACCATCATAGCCGGGGTCTATCTCGATAGTATCATAGCGAGCCACACCCGCCTCGGTCAACGAGAGAATGCCATCCCCTGCCCAATTGGTCACCAGCGTACCATCCAGGGTGAACTTACGGATGGCGCTATCGGGGCTGCTTCCCTGGCCGAGCCCGGTTCCCAGATAGAGGAAACCGTTGTGGTACAGCAAACGGGTATCTCTGCCGCCACCCGCTGCCGAGACCGCGATGATTCGGCTGACCCCTGGCGTGGCGGAGTTCACCGTGCCGCTGGGCAGGCTCAGTACGTTTTCAATACGCACAACACCTACCGTACCCAGACCGGACTGCGAGCGAAAGCCAGCCAGATAGGCGTTCGCTCCGTCAAACGTCACATCGATCGCCGCGTCACCTGCTCCGCTGGCAGAGCCATCGAACAGAGCGGACACATTAAAAGCCTTGAGGTGTTTGAACACCGGCTGTGCTTGCACAGAGGAGAACAGCAGACCTGCTGCGAGAACAAGCACAGCGAGTCGGCAAAGTGCTGAGCGGAACATTTCCAGCCTCCTTTCCTCATGGTTTGTTATATAACGCCGGCGGATATTATTATAGAGGTTATGGTAAAGTAATGCTCCTCGTACTTTTACCGGTTTTTGTGGTGCCCGAATGGACATTATCCTGGCACTCGTAGCTTTAGCTCGTGCTCAGCGGGAACTCCCGCACCGGGGTATACACCGAGCCGTCGGGATGCAGCACACTCTGCATCAGCACAAAAGAGTGTACCTCTACCCCTCCCAGCGGCTCGTCGGGCAGAGCTTCGAGGAGCCTCTGAACCACCTGTGCCGGCGGTGGCTCCTTGATCCGCGCCAGGGTGATATGCGAGCGGAAAGGTTTGTCTTCTGGGACAAAGCCGCGCTGGCGCAGGTCCTGTTCCAGGTGATGTGCCAGATGGTAGAGGGGTTCCACAGGTTCCTCGACGCCTACCCACAGCACCCTGGCGCGGCGCATGTCGGGGAATACTCCAGCGCCCCGTACCACAAAACGGAAAACGGAATGCCGCTCGGCGACAGATTGTCCTGCCTCTATCGCCTGTCGCAAGCCCTTCTCGTCCTGTTCACCGAGGAAGCGCAGAGTCAGGTGCAGGTTTTCTGTCTTCACCCATGAGATGCGCTGTCCCGCCAGCGCACGCTTCATCGCTTCCTGCACCAGCGCAACACGCTGTCTGGTGTGGTCGTCCAGTAATACGGCGAAGAACAGGCGCATCATAACAGCTCCTCTCGCAGCATCACCAGAGCCGCCTGGGACGCGCGCCACTTCACTTCGCTGCGCCTGCCGATGAACCGGTGCTCCGCCACGCGCGTTCCCTTCTCTGAAGCAACGGCGATATACACCAGTCCTACCGGTTTTTCCGGTGTGCCGCCAGTCGGACCGGCGATGCCCGTTGTGCCGATGCCAAAGTGTGCACCGGTGAGGCGACGGATGCCTTCCGCCATCGCCCGGGCGGTGGGTTCGCTGACTGCGCCGTGCTGCTGTAGGGTCTCTTCTGGCACGCCCAGCAACTGTGTCTTCAGGGCGTTACTGTAGGCGACTACTCCCCCTATCAGGGCTTTGGAGCTGCCGGGCACTTCTGTCAGCCGATGTCCAATCAGCCCGCCGGTGCAGGACTCGGCAACTGCCACAGTGGCTTCCTTTGCCCACAGCAACTCCATCACCGCCTGTTCCAGGGTCTGGTCGTCCACCCCATACACCGCACTTCCCAATCGCTCGCGGATTTGAGCCTCTCTCTCAGCAATCATCGCTTGAGCTTGTTCAGGGGAGGGTGCACTGGCGGTGATGCGCAGATGAACCTCACCTGTTTTCGCATAGGGCGCTACAGTGGGATTGGAATCCTCCATCAGATCTTTGATACGGTCTTCCACCAGCGATTCACCCATGCCACACACGCGCAGGATGCGTGACAGGATGACCCCCGGCTCACCCCCTGCCCTCTCGCGCAAGTAAGGCAGCACGTGATTCTGAAACATGGGGATCAGTTCCGCAGGAGGACCGGGCAGGGCAATAATGGCTTTTCCGTCTTTTTCGGCGACCAGACCGGGCGCGGTGCCGTTGGGGTTGGGCAGCGGGCGAGCACATGCCGGGCGATACGCCTGCCGGAGGATGCTGTTGACCATCGGGTAGCGACGCTGCTGGAACTTCTGCTGCAGCTCCTGCTGGAGATCATGGTCCAGGATAAGCGGCTCATCCAGCGCAGCAGCGATGCCTTCGCGCGTCAGGTCATCCATGGTGGGTCCTAAACCGCCAATGGTGATGACCACATCTGCTCGTGAAAGCGCGAGCTGGAGCGTTTGCGTGAGCCGTTCCAGATTGTCTCCAACCGTCTGCCGATACAGCACTCTATAACCGACAGAGGGTAGCGCCGCGCTGATAAAGGCAGCGTTGCTATCCACAATCTGCCCCATCAGCAGCTCTGTACCTACTGAGACGATCTCTGCGATCATGATCTTTCACCTTTTGCTATCTGGCGTAGCACCATCGGCAGAATGCCTCCGTGCTTATAGTACTCCACCTCCACTGGCGTGTCAATGCGTGCGATGGCGTGGAAGCGTTTCTCATTGCCTGTCTCATCGCGGACGACAACAGTGACCTCGCAACGCGGCTGCAGGTTCTGAAGACCCAGCACCGTATATCTCTCACGACCTGTCAGCCCCAGCGTCTCGCGATTCTCGCCCGGCAGGAACTGCAGAGGCAAGACGCCCATCCCCACCAGATTGCTGCGGTGAATGCGCTCGAAGCTCTCCGCCAGCACCGCCTTGACCCCCAGCAGAATCGTACCCTTCGCTGCCCAGTCGCGCGAGGAGCCAGATCCATACTCCTTGCCTGCGATCACTATCAGCGGGATGCCTGCCTGCTTGTAGCGCATCGCCGCTTCGTAGATGGGCAGAGTCTCCCCCGAGGGGAAGTGGATGGTAATGCCTCCCTCTGTGCCGGGTAGCAAAAGGTTCTTAATGCGGATGTTGGCAAAGGTACCACGCATCATCACCTCGTGGTTGCCGCGCCGCGAGCCGTAGGAATTGAACTCCTGAGGCTGTACACCGCGTGCTATCAGGTATTGCCCTGCCGGACTGCTCACCGCGATAGAACCAGCGGGAGAGATATGGTCGGTGGTAATGGAGTCACCGAACACTGCCAGCACGTAAGCATCGTGAATATCGCTGAGCGGCGCGGGCTCAGAGGACAGATTCACGAAGTAGGGTGGCTCCTGGATGTAGGTGGAGCTGGGGTTCCAGCTGTACAGCTCGCCCTCAGGTACGGGCAGCTCCTGCCAGAACTTGTCGCCCGCAAACACCCGCGCATACTGCCTGCGAAACATCTCCGCATCCAGCGATTGCTGAATCTGCTGCCGAATCTCTTCCTGCGAGGGCCAGATGTCCCGCAGGTAGACGGGTTGCCCCTCCTTGTCCATGCCCAGTGGTTCATGGTACAGATCGATATGCACCGTGCCTGCCAGCGCGTACGCAACCACCAGCATGGGCGAAGCCAGATAGTTGGCACGCACCACGGGGTTGATGCGCCCCTCGAAGTTGCGGTTGCCACTGAGCACGGCAGCCACCACCAAGTTGCCTTCTTTGACCGCTGTCGCAATGGGCTCAGGTACGGGACCGCTATTGCCGATGCATGTGGTGCATCCATAGCCCACCACATGGAACCGCAGCTGCTCCAGGTAGGGTATCAGCCCAGACGCTTGCAGGTAGTCGGTGACCACACGCGAGCCGGGTGCCAGGCTGGTCTTTACCCAGGGCTTCACCTGCAGTCCTTTCTCCACCGCTTTTTTCGCCAGCAAGCCTGCACCAATCATCACTGAGGGGTTACTGGTGTTGGTGCAGCTGGTGATGGCGGCAATCACCACATCGCCGTGCGTGAGGCTATAGTCCGCCCCTTCTACCGGCGCGCGTCTTTCCACCTGTGCTTCGCTCAGTTCGAAGCCACGCTCCTTGACAGGTGCTCGCAGACTGATAGCAAAAGACTTCTTCACCTCGCGCAGAGGCACCCGGTCGTGGGGGCGCTTGGGACCGGCAAGACTGGGTTCTACGCTACTCAGGTCCAGCTCCAGCACGTCGCTAAAGAGAGGCTCGGGAGCATCGTCGGTACGGAACAGCAGGTTCTCCTTGCAATATCGCTCCGCCAGTTCCACCACCTCATCCGGTCTACCGGTCTGACGCAGGTAGGTGATGGTCTCGGCATCCACCGGGAAAAAGCCCATTGTTGCGCCGTATTCCGGCGCCATATTCGCCAGGGTAGCGCGGTCGGGCAGACTGAGACGGCTGACACCATCGCCGGTGAATTCTACAAACTTCCCCACGACCCCTTTCTGGCGTAGCATCTGCGTGACGGTCAACACCAGGTCTGTAGCAGTGGCTCCTTCAGGAAGTTCACCCGTTAACCGGAAGCCCACCACTTCTGGCGTCAGCATATAGTAGGGCTGTCCCAGCATCACCGCCTCTGCTTCAATGCCTCCTACACCCCAGCCCAGCACGCCCAGACCGTTGATCATGGTGGTGTGGCTATCGGTTCCTACCAGCGTGTCAGGATAGGCGGTGAGTGTACCATGGTGCTCGCGCAGATGCACCAGCGGCGAGAGGTACTCCAGATTGACCTGATGCACGATACCCATGCCCGGCGGTACGATGCGGAAGTTGCTGAAAGCCGATTGCGCCCAGCGCAAAAAGACATAACGCTCCGCGTTGCGCCGATACTCTATCTCCACGTTTTTCTCCACAGCGTCTGGCGTGCCAAACACATCCACCTGCACCGAGTGGTCAATCACCAGGTCCACCGGCACGATGGGGTTAATCTTCATCGGGTCACCCCCCAGACGCTGCATGGCGGAGCGCATCGCCGCCAGGTCTACCACGGCGGGTACACCGGTGAAATCCTGCATCACCACGCGAGCGGGCATGAAAGCGATTTCGCGTGCCTCACCGCCGCCAGACCATCGCGCCAGGGCAAGGATGTCTTCTGCAGTGATGATTTCGCCATCCTCATGACGCAACAGGTTCTCCAGCAGCACGCGAATGGAGTAGGGAAGTCGGTCCAGACCGACGATGCCCTCTCGCTGCAAAGCAGCTAAACGGTAAAAGGTGACCTCACCGGCAGAAGTGTGAAGCCGATCTTTGGATGAAAAGGTATTTTTCATGTGTCGCTCCCCTCGGTCCAGGCTTTCTGTCATATTTTACCAGAACCCTGTATCCCGTCTCCAGATAGTGCTATAATACACAGACGAGACAGAGCGTAGGAGGACGATGCGAAAATGCGTTTGCTGGTCACAGGAAGCAACGGATTCATCGGACAGCAAATGGTGAAACGGCTGATCGAGGAAGGATACACCCTTCGCACTTTCGACCGCACCGCTTGTGCCAGCAAAGACTGGGAGCATGTGGCAGGTGACCTGCGCGACGTGTATACCGTTCGGAGATTGGTTCAGGGTGTGGACGCAGTGGTTCATCTGGGAGCAATGTCCAGTGACCGTCGCAACGCCGCCGATGAAGTGCTGGCGGTGAACGTGCAGGGCACATGGAACGTGCTACAAGCGTGTGCAGAGGCGGGTGTTGGGCGTGTGGTCTATTTCTCCAGCATCAACGCGCTGGGTTGTGTCGGCGGGTATCGTCCGCCGGAGTATCTCCCGCTGGATGACTTCCACCCACGCCATCCGATGACCCCCTACCAGCTGTCCAAGCATCTGGCGGAGGAGGTCTGTCGCAGCTATACCGAGCGTTACGGCATCGTGACGATATGCTTCCGTCCCGTTTTCGTGCTCAACACGGCGCAACCATCCCCCTGGTGGCGGCGAGCACCTGCCGAGATGCGTGCGGAGTGGGGCAAAGATGAGCTGTGGGCATACGTGGACCTTCAGGACGTTTGCGATGCGGTGTTGCTTGCGCTCAAAGTGGATGGCGTTCAGCATGACACCTTCTTGTTGAGCGCGAAAGACACCAGCGTCGAAATCCCCACAGCGGAACTGGTGCAGAAGTACTGGTCACATCTGCCCTGGCATGGCGACCTCCACGCCTATGTAGCGGAAAACCCCTATCGCGCATTGATTGATACCTCCCATGCCGCTCAGGCACTGGGATGGGAAGCGAAGCGCTCGTGGAGAGATGCTTCGGGATAGTTTCCCCTGGGCTGGGCGCTCTTTAGGAAAAAAAACAAAGTGCCGATAATACGGATAGCCTAACGACAACAGGGATGAAGAGCATGAGCGCCCAGCCACAATTTGCTCTCAGTCATGAACAGTATGACGCTCTGCGCGAAATCGCCAACATCGGGATGGGCAAAGCCTCTTCGGCACTCGCCGACCTGATTGGTACCACCATCCTCATCAGCGTACCGCAGGCGGTTTGCGTATCCATCAGCGACCTTCCGAACGTTTTGCGCGACCCCGAGCAGGTGACCGCAGGTATCTACCTGCAGGTGACCGGAGAGGTGGCAGGGCACGCCACGTTCATCTTCGAGGTCGGCAGCGCGCATCGTCTTGCAGGGGCACTGCTGGGAATACAGGAGGTGAATCTGGATGAAATCACCGCCTCCGCGCTGATGGAAATCGGCAACATCATGCTGAGCGCTTATCTCACCGCCATCAGCGATTTCACCGGGCTACAACTTCTACCCAGCCCACCCGTGATGGCAGTGGATATGGGTTGCGCTATCCTCAGTGCGGTTATCGCCAACATGCAGAACCTGGACGATTACGCAGTGACCATTGCTACCGATATTTACGATCCCCAGGGGCTGATTTCAGGTACGTTTGTCTTTCTGCCCGAGCCAGGCGGCATTCAGAGAATCCTCGAGTCTATAGGGATGGGTTAAAAGGATGAGCAGCAATCTCACGGTGGGGATGGGAGAGATACAGGTGGTTCGCGGTGCCGGTCACGTTTTAACCGCTCTGGGATTGGGCTCTTGTATTGGTGTATGTTTGTATGACCCTTTGACACGGGTGGCGGGCATGGTGCATGTGGTACTCCCCCAGAGTCCAGCGGATAAGAGGGGAGAGTTACCGGGCAAGTTCGCTGACACTGCGATACCGGCTATTGTGCAGAGCATGGTAGAGATGGGTGCCAGTGCTTCCCGGCTGAAAGCGGCAATCGCAGGAGGGGCACAGCTCTTTCAGTTTGGGGTGAGCAGCTCGCTGGATGTGGGGGCGCGCAACGCGGAAGCGGTCATCGCCGCCCTGCGGAACGCGGGCATCCCCCTGCTGGCAAAGGACGTGGGGGGCAGTGTGGGACGCACCCTCCGCCTGGTCTCGGATAATGGACTGGTGGTGGTGCGTACCATCGGCGGCGTAGAGCGCGAACTGGCGGTACTGGGCAGTATTCTAGCCTCTTCAGGGGTGGCAGCATGAACGCAACAGGAACTTCCGAAAAACTGCAGCAGCTGGTGCAGACCATTCGGGACCTGCCAGCATTGCCTGAGGTGGTCGTGCGCGTGATGCGGATGGCGGAAGACCCTCGTTCGGACGCGCAGGGGATCGCGCGGGTGATCGCCACCGACCAGGCGATGGCGGCGCGTGTGCTCAAGCTCGCCAACTCCGCCTTTTACGGACTGCCACGCCGCGTCAGCACCCTCTCGGAGGCTGTGGTCATTCTGGGTTTCCGCACCATCAAGAACCTTGC of Armatimonadota bacterium contains these proteins:
- a CDS encoding RNA 2',3'-cyclic phosphodiesterase; this encodes MMRLFFAVLLDDHTRQRVALVQEAMKRALAGQRISWVKTENLHLTLRFLGEQDEKGLRQAIEAGQSVAERHSVFRFVVRGAGVFPDMRRARVLWVGVEEPVEPLYHLAHHLEQDLRQRGFVPEDKPFRSHITLARIKEPPPAQVVQRLLEALPDEPLGGVEVHSFVLMQSVLHPDGSVYTPVREFPLSTS
- the cinA gene encoding putative competence-damage inducible protein, with the protein product MIAEIVSVGTELLMGQIVDSNAAFISAALPSVGYRVLYRQTVGDNLERLTQTLQLALSRADVVITIGGLGPTMDDLTREGIAAALDEPLILDHDLQQELQQKFQQRRYPMVNSILRQAYRPACARPLPNPNGTAPGLVAEKDGKAIIALPGPPAELIPMFQNHVLPYLRERAGGEPGVILSRILRVCGMGESLVEDRIKDLMEDSNPTVAPYAKTGEVHLRITASAPSPEQAQAMIAEREAQIRERLGSAVYGVDDQTLEQAVMELLWAKEATVAVAESCTGGLIGHRLTEVPGSSKALIGGVVAYSNALKTQLLGVPEETLQQHGAVSEPTARAMAEGIRRLTGAHFGIGTTGIAGPTGGTPEKPVGLVYIAVASEKGTRVAEHRFIGRRSEVKWRASQAALVMLREELL
- the acoA gene encoding aconitate hydratase A, whose protein sequence is MKNTFSSKDRLHTSAGEVTFYRLAALQREGIVGLDRLPYSIRVLLENLLRHEDGEIITAEDILALARWSGGGEAREIAFMPARVVMQDFTGVPAVVDLAAMRSAMQRLGGDPMKINPIVPVDLVIDHSVQVDVFGTPDAVEKNVEIEYRRNAERYVFLRWAQSAFSNFRIVPPGMGIVHQVNLEYLSPLVHLREHHGTLTAYPDTLVGTDSHTTMINGLGVLGWGVGGIEAEAVMLGQPYYMLTPEVVGFRLTGELPEGATATDLVLTVTQMLRQKGVVGKFVEFTGDGVSRLSLPDRATLANMAPEYGATMGFFPVDAETITYLRQTGRPDEVVELAERYCKENLLFRTDDAPEPLFSDVLELDLSSVEPSLAGPKRPHDRVPLREVKKSFAISLRAPVKERGFELSEAQVERRAPVEGADYSLTHGDVVIAAITSCTNTSNPSVMIGAGLLAKKAVEKGLQVKPWVKTSLAPGSRVVTDYLQASGLIPYLEQLRFHVVGYGCTTCIGNSGPVPEPIATAVKEGNLVVAAVLSGNRNFEGRINPVVRANYLASPMLVVAYALAGTVHIDLYHEPLGMDKEGQPVYLRDIWPSQEEIRQQIQQSLDAEMFRRQYARVFAGDKFWQELPVPEGELYSWNPSSTYIQEPPYFVNLSSEPAPLSDIHDAYVLAVFGDSITTDHISPAGSIAVSSPAGQYLIARGVQPQEFNSYGSRRGNHEVMMRGTFANIRIKNLLLPGTEGGITIHFPSGETLPIYEAAMRYKQAGIPLIVIAGKEYGSGSSRDWAAKGTILLGVKAVLAESFERIHRSNLVGMGVLPLQFLPGENRETLGLTGRERYTVLGLQNLQPRCEVTVVVRDETGNEKRFHAIARIDTPVEVEYYKHGGILPMVLRQIAKGERS
- a CDS encoding epimerase, translating into MRLLVTGSNGFIGQQMVKRLIEEGYTLRTFDRTACASKDWEHVAGDLRDVYTVRRLVQGVDAVVHLGAMSSDRRNAADEVLAVNVQGTWNVLQACAEAGVGRVVYFSSINALGCVGGYRPPEYLPLDDFHPRHPMTPYQLSKHLAEEVCRSYTERYGIVTICFRPVFVLNTAQPSPWWRRAPAEMRAEWGKDELWAYVDLQDVCDAVLLALKVDGVQHDTFLLSAKDTSVEIPTAELVQKYWSHLPWHGDLHAYVAENPYRALIDTSHAAQALGWEAKRSWRDASG
- a CDS encoding chemotaxis protein CheC, with translation MSAQPQFALSHEQYDALREIANIGMGKASSALADLIGTTILISVPQAVCVSISDLPNVLRDPEQVTAGIYLQVTGEVAGHATFIFEVGSAHRLAGALLGIQEVNLDEITASALMEIGNIMLSAYLTAISDFTGLQLLPSPPVMAVDMGCAILSAVIANMQNLDDYAVTIATDIYDPQGLISGTFVFLPEPGGIQRILESIGMG
- the cheD gene encoding putative chemoreceptor glutamine deamidase CheD, which encodes MSSNLTVGMGEIQVVRGAGHVLTALGLGSCIGVCLYDPLTRVAGMVHVVLPQSPADKRGELPGKFADTAIPAIVQSMVEMGASASRLKAAIAGGAQLFQFGVSSSLDVGARNAEAVIAALRNAGIPLLAKDVGGSVGRTLRLVSDNGLVVVRTIGGVERELAVLGSILASSGVAA